The following are from one region of the Cetobacterium somerae genome:
- a CDS encoding 2-hydroxycarboxylate transporter family protein, with protein MAQKNFKELFDPKQSKWSGLSIQMFLGLLAIVALTVYVPFGGKEAAFLRGNFLVIFGILAVFGILFGEIGDRIPIWNDYIGGGTVLVFFASAVMGTYNLVPAKVLKAIDVFYGEQPVNFLELFIPALIVGSVLTVNRKTLLQSIAGYIPLILIGVAGATLGGVGAGLLFGKEPLDIIMNYVLPIMGGGTGAGAIPMSEMWAQKTGGNPKDWFAFAISILTIANVIAIFTGAFLKELGKKHPGLTGNGNLILDDTKEAVKEEAGPKVVVTAKDIASAFIFIGVLFMFSHISGVIWTSLKFPFEMHRLAFLVIYSIILNILNVVPAALKAGAKEIQAYFSKYTIWVLMGAVGFGTDVQEIINSLSIANLVIALAIVLGAVALIMLASKKMKFYPVEAAITAGLCMANRGGSGDIAVLGAADRMELISFAQISSRVGGAMMLILGSMVFGFFA; from the coding sequence ATGGCACAAAAAAATTTCAAAGAACTGTTTGATCCAAAACAGTCAAAGTGGAGCGGATTATCAATTCAAATGTTCCTAGGTTTATTAGCAATAGTTGCATTAACTGTGTATGTACCTTTTGGTGGAAAAGAAGCAGCTTTTTTAAGAGGTAACTTTCTAGTAATATTCGGTATATTAGCAGTGTTTGGTATCTTATTTGGAGAAATTGGTGATAGAATTCCAATATGGAATGACTACATTGGTGGAGGAACAGTTCTAGTATTCTTTGCATCGGCAGTAATGGGTACTTATAACTTAGTTCCAGCAAAAGTTTTAAAAGCAATTGATGTTTTCTATGGTGAGCAACCAGTAAACTTTTTAGAGTTATTTATTCCAGCTTTAATAGTTGGTTCAGTTTTAACAGTAAATAGAAAAACTCTTCTTCAATCAATAGCTGGTTATATTCCATTAATTTTAATTGGAGTAGCTGGAGCTACATTAGGTGGAGTAGGAGCAGGACTTTTATTTGGAAAAGAACCTTTAGATATTATCATGAACTATGTTTTACCTATAATGGGTGGAGGAACTGGAGCAGGAGCTATCCCTATGTCAGAGATGTGGGCTCAAAAAACTGGTGGAAATCCAAAAGATTGGTTTGCATTTGCAATTTCTATATTAACAATAGCTAACGTTATAGCTATATTTACAGGAGCATTTTTAAAAGAACTTGGAAAGAAGCATCCAGGATTAACAGGAAATGGAAATTTAATATTAGATGATACTAAAGAAGCTGTAAAAGAGGAAGCAGGACCTAAAGTTGTAGTTACTGCAAAAGATATCGCATCAGCATTTATTTTCATCGGAGTATTATTTATGTTCTCACATATATCAGGAGTAATTTGGACTTCATTAAAGTTCCCATTTGAAATGCATAGATTAGCATTCTTAGTAATTTACTCTATCATTTTAAATATATTAAACGTTGTTCCTGCAGCATTAAAAGCTGGAGCAAAAGAGATTCAAGCATACTTCTCTAAATACACTATTTGGGTATTAATGGGAGCAGTAGGTTTTGGAACAGATGTACAAGAGATTATAAACTCTTTATCTATAGCTAACTTAGTAATCGCTTTAGCAATCGTTTTAGGAGCAGTAGCATTAATTATGTTAGCTTCTAAGAAGATGAAGTTCTACCCAGTAGAGGCTGCTATAACAGCAGGATTATGTATGGCTAACAGAGGAGGATCTGGAGATATCGCAGTTCTTGGAGCAGCAGATAGAATGGAATTAATTTCTTTCGCACAAATCTCTTCAAGAGTAGGAGGAGCAATGATGCTTATCCTAGGATCTATGGTATTTGGATTCTTTGCATAA
- the citF gene encoding citrate lyase subunit alpha, producing the protein MINKRVDENLLKTIKGYGERKAYKAPFTNQPEGSVNENAESLKGAIKRTKVVDSLEEAIRNSGLKDGMTISFHHHFRNGDKVLPMVLDKLAEMGFKNLRVEASSFTKAHEGIVKHIKAGVVNRLGSSGLRGDLAKEISNGMLGDYPAVIRSHGGRARAIVEGDIKIDVAFLGASSSDCMGNANGVKGKSLCGSLGYAKVDAAHADKVIIITDTLVDYPNSPMSIPQTQVDYVVVVDEIGDPNGIMSGATRFTSNPKELLMAKKVLDVMLASGYFNDGFSMQTGSGGASLAVTRFIREELLKRNIKCSFGLGGITKAFVDLLEEGLMGQLYDTQCFDLAAVESIGRNEKHVEVSADFYANPFNCSPAVNKLDFVILSALEVDKDFNVNVISGSDGVIREASGGHSDTAAAANVSIIVAPLTRGRIPTIIDKVTTVVTPGSTVDVVVTDYGVVVNPTRTDLLERFQKAGIELVTMEKLRELANFIVGEPKEIEFEDQVVAVVEYRDGSIIDVVRKIKR; encoded by the coding sequence ATGATAAATAAAAGAGTTGACGAAAATCTTTTAAAAACAATAAAAGGTTACGGAGAAAGAAAAGCATATAAAGCTCCATTTACTAATCAACCTGAAGGATCTGTTAATGAAAATGCAGAATCTTTAAAAGGTGCTATAAAGAGAACTAAAGTTGTAGATTCTTTAGAAGAAGCTATAAGAAATTCAGGATTAAAAGATGGAATGACTATATCTTTCCACCACCACTTTAGAAATGGTGATAAAGTTTTACCAATGGTTTTAGATAAATTAGCTGAAATGGGATTCAAAAACCTAAGAGTAGAAGCTAGTTCATTTACTAAAGCTCATGAAGGAATTGTAAAGCATATTAAAGCTGGTGTGGTAAATAGACTAGGTTCAAGTGGATTAAGAGGAGATTTAGCAAAAGAGATATCTAATGGAATGTTAGGAGATTACCCAGCAGTTATAAGATCTCACGGAGGAAGAGCAAGAGCTATTGTTGAAGGAGATATAAAAATAGATGTAGCGTTCTTAGGAGCATCATCATCAGATTGCATGGGAAATGCTAATGGAGTAAAAGGAAAATCACTTTGTGGATCATTAGGGTATGCAAAGGTAGACGCAGCTCATGCTGATAAAGTAATCATAATAACAGATACTTTAGTTGATTATCCAAATAGCCCAATGAGTATTCCACAAACACAAGTTGATTATGTTGTAGTAGTTGACGAGATTGGAGATCCAAATGGAATAATGTCTGGAGCTACAAGATTTACATCAAACCCAAAAGAGTTATTAATGGCTAAAAAAGTTTTAGATGTAATGTTAGCATCAGGATACTTTAATGATGGTTTCTCTATGCAAACAGGTTCAGGAGGAGCTTCATTAGCAGTAACAAGATTTATAAGAGAAGAGTTATTAAAAAGAAATATAAAGTGTAGCTTTGGTTTAGGGGGAATAACAAAAGCTTTCGTTGATCTATTAGAAGAGGGACTAATGGGACAACTTTATGATACACAATGTTTTGACTTAGCAGCAGTTGAATCAATAGGAAGAAATGAAAAGCACGTAGAAGTAAGTGCTGATTTCTATGCAAATCCATTTAACTGTTCACCAGCTGTAAATAAGTTAGATTTTGTTATCTTAAGTGCTTTAGAAGTAGATAAGGACTTTAATGTTAACGTTATATCAGGTTCAGATGGAGTTATTAGAGAAGCTTCAGGAGGACACTCTGATACAGCAGCAGCAGCAAATGTATCAATTATAGTTGCTCCATTAACAAGAGGAAGAATACCTACAATAATTGATAAAGTAACAACTGTTGTTACTCCAGGAAGTACAGTAGATGTAGTTGTAACAGACTATGGAGTAGTTGTAAATCCAACTAGAACTGACTTATTAGAAAGATTCCAAAAAGCTGGAATAGAACTAGTAACTATGGAGAAACTAAGAGAATTAGCAAACTTTATTGTTGGAGAGCCAAAAGAGATAGAGTTTGAAGATCAAGTTGTAGCTGTTGTTGAATATAGAGACGGTAGCATAATTGATGTTGTTAGAAAAATAAAAAGATAA